Within the Agromyces ramosus genome, the region CATCGCCCCGGGGGCGATGCCGCCCCTTCACAAGTACCTCGGCAACCCCGTGCTCTCGACGGTCGGTCGCCTCCTGTTCCGGTCCGAGATCCGCGACTTCCATTGCGGTCTGCGCGGCTTCAACCGTGAGTCGATCCTCGGGCTCGGGCTCATCACCACCGGTATGGAGTTCGCCAGCGAGGTGGTCGTGAAGTCGACGCTCGGCAACCTGAAGATCAGCGAGGTGCCGACAACGCTCGACAAGGACGGCCGCAGCCGCCCCCCGCACCTTCGGAGCTGGCGCGACGGGTGGCGCCATCTGCGGTTCCTCCTCCTCTTTAGCCCCCGCTGGCTCTTCCTCATCCCGGGCCTCGTCGCATTCATCGTGGGCCTCATCGGCACGATCGCGCTGGCCTTCGGCCCGATGGTGCTGGGCTCGGTCGGATTCGATGTCTCGAGCCAGGTCTACCTGGCTGCGCTCACAGTGATCGGGTGGCAGGCGGTGCTCTTCGCCCTGCTCACGAAGCTCTATGCACGACATGAGGGGTTCTATCTGCCGCGGAGTCGGGCGTTCGAGCGATTCGCCGAACGAGCGACGCTCGAGAACGGCGCGCTGATCGGCGTCGGCCTCTGCCTCGTTGGGATCGTGGTCGGCGTGGTGCAACTGGTGGCGTGGGGCAGCACGGGCTTCGGACCCCAGGATCCGGTCGCCACGATGCGGCTGGCGGTGCCCGCGGCGCTCGCACTGATGCTGGGCGCCCAGACGTTGATGTCGAGCCTCTTCCTTGGAATCCTGTCGATCGACGTTCGTCGCGTCTGACCCCTGAGCTGCGCGAGTTGCTTCGCGATGCCGTCAGCCGAGGACTTCGTGCGTCGGCGCCGGAGGTCGACCCGCCGCCAGTGCATCCCGCCAGCTCATGTCGCGAGCGGCCTTGACCGCGCACACCACGAGCAGCATCCAGCCGCCCTCGACCAGCACGAAGCTCTCGGCGAACGAGGTCACCGCGATCACCACGAGCATGAGGGCCGGCCACACGTAGACGACGCTGCGGCGCGTGGAGGCGAGCAGCCAGGCCCTTACGAGGGCGACTCCGACGAGGGCGATGAATGCGAGGGCACCGATCACCCCGATCTGGAAGTACACGTCGACCCAGGCGCTGAGTGCCGAGCCTGTGCGGTCGGCCGGTGGCGAGCTCGATCCACGTATAGGGGGCGGTGTCGGGCCAGAACCCGACCCAGCCCCAGCCCTGCAGCGGGTTGAGGTTGAGGTAGCGCGACAGCTCCCGCCAGACGCCCAGTCGCACGTCGAACTCACCGCGCGCGTCGATGAGCTCGATGATGCGGATGCGGAAGATCCAGCCGAGCACGAGTGCGACGACGCCGGTGGCGAGCAGTCCGATCTGCCAGCGCCAGCGGGCGGCGGGCGCGGCTCGGCGGAGTGCGTACAGCGCGGCGAGGGCGATGAGCGCGGCAGCGAGCGCAGCCCATGTGGTGGGCGAACCCGAGAGCACCAGCGAGATCGCGGCGAGTGAGACCGACAGGATCGCCCGCCCACGCTGCACGATGTGGGTGCGCCACTCGACGATGAACGTGAGGAGCGCGATGAGTGCGACGAAGCCGAGCATGTTCCGCGAGCCGAAGACGCCCTGGATCGGCCCGAACAGGGCGACGTTCCCCTGGATGCCGAGCACCTTGATCGGGACGTCGAGCAGGATGCCCGCGACCACCTCGAGGGCGAGCGAGACACCGAGGAGCACACGCATGACGTCGCCGAACGCCCGCACGATCTGGATCGTGTCGCGCATCAGCGCGATGTAGACGCCGATGAAGGCGAACGCGACGAGGTAGGCGACCCGTCCGGCCGAGGCGGCCGTGGTGTTGCTCCAGAGCACCGACGCCACGCACCAGCCGACGAACACGAGGATGGTGAGCGGGAGGATCCCGTACCACTCCACAGCCCGCCACCGGGCGACGAACGACGCGACGCAGAGCGCGATCAGGCCCGCGAGCGCGGCGAGCAGACCCGGCCATCCGATGAGCGCACGCACCGCATGGGTCGAGAATGCGAGGCCGACGGCGACGAGCGTGAGCGCCTGGGCAAACCGGGCGGACTCGACGAAGCCGCGGCTCGCGGCGAGCGCCTTGCCGAGGACTCCGCCTCGCCCGGCGTCGGCGGGTGGGGTCATCGGGCCCGCCCGGTGCGCATCTGCAGGGTCATCGGTCGTTCCCGGGCGGACGCAGCCGCGATGCCGGGACTGGCGCGGGTTCGGCGGGCACGGGCTCGGGTTCCCACTGGCGTCGCTTCGTCGACCAGGCGATGGCGATGAGCAGGACCCACCCGCCCTCGACGAGGATGCGGCTCTCGGCGAGGCTCTGGCCGATCAGGGCGACGAGCACGAGCAGCGGCACGAGCGACGCGGCCGAGTAGGGGAGCGGGCGCCCCGTGGCATCCTTCGGCCGATCGACCGCGAGGAACCACGACCTCCAGAGGGCGCCGATGACGATCGATGCGAACGCGATGACGCCGAGCGCGCCGAGTTGCATCCACACGTCGAGCCAGGCGTTGTGGGCCTGAAGGTACTGAACGCCCTTGCGCACCGCGAGCCCGTCGAACGGTTGCACCCACGGAACCCAGTATCCGACCCAGCCCCAACCGAACCACGGCCGCTCGACGGCGAGGCCGATGACCGCGTTCCAGATGTCGAACCGCCCCGTGAGGTCTTCGCTCTTGCCGAATGCGTCGAGCAGCGCGTTCCAGAAGGCGAGGAGCAGGGTCAGGGATGCCGCGAGCACGGCGGCGGCCGCCCAGTACACGCCGCGTCGGCGCTCGGCTCCGACTCGCCGCGCCCAGGCCACGAACCCGAGGGCGACGAGCACGATCGCCGCGACGAGGATGGCCGTCGCCGACCGCGTGAGCACGAACACGAGGCCGGATACGACGAGCCATCCGATGCCCTGGGCCCGGCGCACACTGCCGGCGGCCAGCATCGTTCCGAAGACGATGAGTCCGAGCAGGGCCCCCATGGCGAGCAGGTTGCGGCTCGCGACGATGCCCTCGATCGGGCCGCCCTCGAAGAGCAGGCCGCGGGACCAGTAGAAGGCCATCGGCAGCTTTTCGCCCGTGACCTCGAAGTCGGGGAAGTTCGGCAGCAGCGGCCCCTGCACGAAGATCGCGACCCACAGCTCGAACGCGAGCGAGAGGCCGAGGATCCACTTGATGGCCGCACCGAGGGCGCGCACGAACCGCGTCCAGGTCAGGCAGAGCACGAGAGCGACGGCGAGGAGGCTTGCCGCGACGGTCAGGGTGACGCCGAGCGCCGAGGCGGCCGGGTAGAACGACCACGCGATCGACAGCGTGGCGATCGCGAGGAACGCGATGGTGGACTTCGGCGTGCGACGCCACGACCATCTCGGCTTCTCGGCGACGATGAGCGCGATCGCCCCGACGACCACCACGAGCACCACTGCGCCGAAGCCCCACCAGCCGAGGAGGTTGCGCCAGAACTGGCCCGCGAGGGCGGTGAACAGCGCGAACGTCGCATACGCGCCGATGAGGGAGCGGCGGCGTCCGGTGGTCATGCGGTCAAGGCTATCGCGCGGGATCTCGCGTTCGGCTTCGGATGCTGCGGCGACGTGCTCGGCCGCGGCATCCATCGTGCTCGCGGCTCAGACGAATGCAGCCTTGCCGGTGATCTTGCGGCCGACGATGAGCGTGTTCATCTCGCGCGTGCCCTCGTAGGAGTACAGCGCCTCGGCATCGGCGAAGAAGCGGGCGACATCGTACTCGAGCACGATGCCGTTGCCGCCGACCGCCTCGCGCGCCCAGGCGACGGTCTCGCGCATGCGCGAGGTCGTGTACGCCTTCGCGAGCGCCGAGTGCTCGTCGCGCTGCTCGCCGCGGTCGAGCATCTCGGAGACGCGCACGACCATGCCGAGCGACGCCGTGATATTGCCGAGGCACTTCACGAGGAGGTCCTGGATGAGCTGGTGCGATCCGATGGTCTTGCCGAACTGCACGCGTTCGCCCGTGTACTTCACGGCGGCCTCGTAGGCGCCGATGGCGGTGCCGACGGCGGCCCACGCGACCTCGGCGCGAGTGAGGCGCAACACGCTCGCGGTGTCCCTGAAGGAATTCGCCTTCTGGAGGCGCAGCGACTCGGGCACCACGACGTTCTCGAGGGTGATGTCGGCGTTCTGCACCGACCGCAGGCTGATCTTGCCCTCGATCTTCGTCGCCGTGTATCCGGGGGTCGAGGTCGGCACGATGAAGCCCTTGACCTGGCTGTCGTCGACGTCCTTCGCCCAGATGACGGTGATGTCCGAGAAGGTGGCGTTGCCGATCC harbors:
- a CDS encoding acyl-CoA dehydrogenase family protein; this encodes MTFEPLASDFYAYESLLSDQEKEAIAKLRAWLESDVKPIVGDYWERGEFPTQIVKPLAELGAMSFGWDETKPFENSAVFRGFVALELARIDAGVATFVGVQNGLATGTISVCGSTEQREEWIPKLASGEVVGAFGLTEPLSGSDSAQGLRTTAQRDGDTWILNGAKRWIGNATFSDITVIWAKDVDDSQVKGFIVPTSTPGYTATKIEGKISLRSVQNADITLENVVVPESLRLQKANSFRDTASVLRLTRAEVAWAAVGTAIGAYEAAVKYTGERVQFGKTIGSHQLIQDLLVKCLGNITASLGMVVRVSEMLDRGEQRDEHSALAKAYTTSRMRETVAWAREAVGGNGIVLEYDVARFFADAEALYSYEGTREMNTLIVGRKITGKAAFV
- a CDS encoding O-antigen ligase family protein — its product is MTTGRRRSLIGAYATFALFTALAGQFWRNLLGWWGFGAVVLVVVVGAIALIVAEKPRWSWRRTPKSTIAFLAIATLSIAWSFYPAASALGVTLTVAASLLAVALVLCLTWTRFVRALGAAIKWILGLSLAFELWVAIFVQGPLLPNFPDFEVTGEKLPMAFYWSRGLLFEGGPIEGIVASRNLLAMGALLGLIVFGTMLAAGSVRRAQGIGWLVVSGLVFVLTRSATAILVAAIVLVALGFVAWARRVGAERRRGVYWAAAAVLAASLTLLLAFWNALLDAFGKSEDLTGRFDIWNAVIGLAVERPWFGWGWVGYWVPWVQPFDGLAVRKGVQYLQAHNAWLDVWMQLGALGVIAFASIVIGALWRSWFLAVDRPKDATGRPLPYSAASLVPLLVLVALIGQSLAESRILVEGGWVLLIAIAWSTKRRQWEPEPVPAEPAPVPASRLRPPGNDR
- a CDS encoding glycosyltransferase family 2 protein; amino-acid sequence: MPCLNEAETLAVCIDKAQGYLHRSGVIGEVIIADNGSTDGSLEIALDHGARVVNVEQKGYGNALMGGITAARGTYVIMGDADDSYDFSKLDPFVERLRAGDELVMGNRFRGGIAPGAMPPLHKYLGNPVLSTVGRLLFRSEIRDFHCGLRGFNRESILGLGLITTGMEFASEVVVKSTLGNLKISEVPTTLDKDGRSRPPHLRSWRDGWRHLRFLLLFSPRWLFLIPGLVAFIVGLIGTIALAFGPMVLGSVGFDVSSQVYLAALTVIGWQAVLFALLTKLYARHEGFYLPRSRAFERFAERATLENGALIGVGLCLVGIVVGVVQLVAWGSTGFGPQDPVATMRLAVPAALALMLGAQTLMSSLFLGILSIDVRRV